A DNA window from Ostrea edulis chromosome 5, xbOstEdul1.1, whole genome shotgun sequence contains the following coding sequences:
- the LOC125650319 gene encoding LOW QUALITY PROTEIN: probable RNA-binding protein EIF1AD (The sequence of the model RefSeq protein was modified relative to this genomic sequence to represent the inferred CDS: inserted 2 bases in 1 codon), with protein MSKATKRKHVTKEVLDEFILPTEGQQIVRVTAGRGNNLHEVETAQNERFLVSMPTRFRKNIWIKRGDYILIEPIEEGGKVKAEIVTILYKEQIKYIQCEGKWPAEFAVKESNADEGIPADMLPPSDEEDEEGEMTVLNTNRRNISSFEESGKESSEDEEXNDDGSDDDESDRFKDCQSIFIV; from the exons ATGTCTAAAGCAACAAAAAGAAAACATGTTACAAAGGAAGTCTTAGATGAGTTTATTCTACCAACTGAGGGTCAACAAATTGTCAGg GTGACTGCAGGCAGGGGGAATAATTTACATGAAGTAGAAACCGCCCAGAATGAGCGGTTCTTGGTTAGCATGCCCACGCGGTTCAGAAAAAATATCTGGATCAAAAGAG GTGATTACATACTTATTGAACCCATTGAGGAGGGTGGAAAGGTGAAGGCAGAAATTGTGACTATTCTGTACAAAGAGCAAATCAAATATATCCAGTGTGAGGGGAAATG GCCAGCCGAATTTGCAGTAAAGGAAAGCAATGCAGATGAAGGAATCCCAGCAGACATGTTGCCCCCTAGTGATGAGGAAGATGAGGAAGGGGAGATGACTGTTCTGAACACTAATAGGAGAAACATTAGTTCATTTGAGGAGAGTGGAAAAGAAAGTTCAGAGGATGAGGA GAACGATGATGGAAGTGATGATGATGAGAGCGACAGATTTAAGGATTGCCAATCAATATTTATTGTTTGA